One genomic window of Amphiura filiformis chromosome 3, Afil_fr2py, whole genome shotgun sequence includes the following:
- the LOC140148245 gene encoding interleukin-1 receptor-associated kinase 4-like: MRRRKPQPPPPAAVTGQLLLRRLPYGVLVEFCQLLDPKSALNMDWTGVASRIKRKNGSDRYTQNHVRMLAREQSPTMALINDWSTTNVTVQDLVDILDDMEMQSAIDILLPPEEEIEEKREVFPGEVVHQGDAYVSLTPHEDKAAVTPEPSLSSEAQPSSRPQGQWSSSGDVVSSTTNKEPCESDFSEPVQQSDLPSMPLLSDPVQEYKYRDLAEMTNRFDELPVCKGGNRIGEGGFGTVFKGAFGGNNQFCAVKRLKMDILDDQTVRKQFIAEHTTLSKLQHTNLVQLYGYSFDGPSYCLVFQYLVNGSLNDRLACEDDTAPLDWRTRVNIMQGAATGICFLHQYGHIHRDIKSANILLDENFVAKIGDFGLTKVMSDEATHMMTTTNYGTAVYMAPEALGGEISTKGDAYSFGVVLLEIMTGSPAICNSDVRENPDIITHVKYKTEEEQTEFIKLMDSRMEHNFGEESVRKMYECATKLLEPVKQKRPELKEVLDTLMKC; this comes from the exons ATGCGGCGGAGAAAACCTCAACCACCACCCCCTGCAGCAGTTACAGGCCAGCTGTTACTACGGAGACTGCCATATGGTGTCCTGGTTGAATTTTGTCAACTATTGGACCCTAAGTCAGCATTAAATATGGATTGGACAGGGGTAGCTAGCAGAATTAAACGCAAAAATGGTAGCGACAGATATACTCAAAATCATGTACG TATGCTAGCCAGAGAGCAAAGCCCAACAATGGCACTTATAAATGATTGGTCTACTACTAATGTCACTGTCCAGGATTTGGTCGATATACTAGATGACATGGAGATGCAGTCAGCTATTGATATTCTTCTACCGCCAG AGGAAGAGATAGAAGAAAAGAGAGAAGTATTCCCGGGGGAAGTAGTACACCAAGGGGATGCATATGTCAGCCTTACTCCTCATGAAGACAAGGCTGCTGTCACGCCTGAACCATCGCTATCTTCTGAAGCACAACCAAGTAGTAGGCCACAAG GTCAATGGAGTAGTTCCGGAGATGTGGTGTCATCAACAACAAACAAAGAGCCATGTGAATCTGATTTTTCTGAGCCAGTACAACAGAGTGATCTTCCATCCATGCCACTACTTTCTGATCCAG TGCAAGAGTACAAATATCGTGATCTGGCCGAAATGACCAATAGATTTGACGAGCTACCAGTGTGTAAAGGAGGAAATCGGATAGGGGAAGGAGGGTTTGGAACAGTATTCAAGGGAGCATTTGGTGGCAACAACCAATTTTGTGCAGTAAAAAGACTCAAAATG GACATTCTGGATGACCAAACAGTGCGTAAGCAATTTATTGCTGAGCATACAACTCTCTCAAA ATTACAACACACCAACTTAGTACAACTCTACGGTTACAGTTTTGACGGGCCCAGCTACTGTCTGGTATTTCAGTATTTAGTTAACGGTTCCTTGAATGACCGACTAGCATGCGAGGATGATACAGCACCATTAGATTGGAGAACACGAGTTAATATTATGCAGGGGGCAGCAACGGGTATATGCTTCTTGCATCAGTATGGACACATACACAGGGACATCAAAAG TGCCAATATATTATTAGACGAGAATTTCGTTGCCAAAATAGGAGATTTTGGTTTGACTAAGGTCATGTCAGACGAGGCAACACACATGATGACAACAACTAATTATGGAACAGCAGTCTACATGGCACCAGAAGCACTGGGCGGAGAGATTTCCACAAAAGGTGATGCCTATAGCTTTGGAGTG gttttattaGAGATTATGACAGGTTCGCCTGCAATTTGCAATAGTGATGTGAGGGAAAACCCTGATATAATTACCCATGTCAAGTATAAAACTGAGGAAGAACAAACAGAGTTTATCAAACTAATGGACTCTAGAATGGAACATAATTTTGGTGAAGAAAGTGTACGAAAGATGTATGAATGTGCAACTAAATTGTTGGAACCTGTGAAACAAAAGAGACCAGAACTAAAGGAG GTATTGGATACATTGATGAAGTGTTAG